In Deinococcus proteolyticus MRP, a single genomic region encodes these proteins:
- a CDS encoding HesA/MoeB/ThiF family protein, protein MADPLTRPELRRYSRPLLVPEWQEAAAQERLAAARVLLVGAGGLGCAVAAALAGAGVGHLRISDHDTVEVSNLHRQLLFRTADVGRSKAELAAAQSQAINPFTRPEVVPALTPDNAPQLLSGVTLAVDATDNLEARYALAAAAHAAGVPCVWGAASGTSGMVTVFAQGRRLHDLFPPESAQADSCDEAGVLGPVPALVGQMMALEALKVLGGVGEPLLGRLWTFDGLSGRVRLIGLPEPVTEQV, encoded by the coding sequence ATGGCTGATCCTTTAACCCGCCCCGAACTGCGCCGCTACAGCCGGCCGCTGCTGGTCCCCGAATGGCAAGAGGCCGCAGCGCAGGAGCGGTTGGCGGCGGCGCGGGTGCTGCTGGTGGGCGCGGGCGGGCTGGGCTGCGCAGTGGCGGCGGCGCTGGCCGGGGCAGGGGTGGGCCATCTCAGAATTTCCGACCACGACACAGTGGAGGTCAGCAACTTGCACCGCCAGCTGCTGTTCCGCACGGCCGATGTGGGCCGCTCCAAAGCCGAGCTGGCCGCCGCTCAGTCCCAGGCCATCAACCCGTTCACCCGTCCCGAAGTGGTGCCCGCCCTGACCCCGGACAACGCCCCGCAGCTGCTGAGCGGCGTGACCCTGGCGGTGGACGCCACCGACAATCTGGAGGCCCGCTACGCCCTGGCGGCGGCGGCGCACGCGGCTGGCGTGCCCTGCGTGTGGGGCGCGGCCAGCGGCACGTCCGGCATGGTGACGGTGTTTGCGCAGGGACGGCGGCTGCACGACCTGTTTCCGCCGGAGAGCGCCCAAGCCGACAGCTGCGACGAGGCCGGGGTGCTGGGACCGGTGCCGGCGCTGGTGGGGCAGATGATGGCGCTGGAAGCCCTCAAGGTGCTGGGCGGTGTGGGCGAGCCTCTGCTGGGCCGCCTATGGACCTTCGACGGCCTGAGCGGCCGGGTGCGGCTGATTGGCTTGCCTGAGCCTGTCACCGAGCAGGTCTGA
- a CDS encoding glycerol-3-phosphate acyltransferase, translating into MWLLVSLLSFLLGSLVAGILYSRWRGQDIRGADLPGGSGSWRQYGPLVGTSVALMDGLKGTLAVALARWLMPQEPELGAALATFFVVLGHCYPPLFGWRGGGGIATLIGALALAAPQALAGTLLAAGLFMPLYKGLLQRSFRLNVVPVTAGVVVPVLLWLAWQRGGFWAALLGALVMGVRAAHMLLQDRQREQGRQGARSL; encoded by the coding sequence ATGTGGCTGCTTGTTTCCCTGCTGTCGTTCCTGCTGGGTTCACTGGTGGCCGGCATCCTGTACTCGCGCTGGCGTGGACAGGACATCCGGGGTGCCGACCTGCCCGGCGGCAGCGGGAGCTGGCGGCAGTACGGCCCGCTGGTGGGCACCAGTGTGGCGCTGATGGACGGGCTCAAGGGAACGCTGGCCGTGGCGCTGGCCCGCTGGCTGATGCCGCAGGAGCCTGAACTGGGCGCGGCACTGGCCACCTTTTTCGTGGTGCTGGGACACTGCTACCCGCCGCTGTTCGGCTGGCGGGGCGGGGGCGGCATCGCCACCCTGATAGGCGCACTGGCCCTGGCGGCCCCACAGGCGCTGGCCGGCACGCTGCTGGCCGCAGGCCTGTTCATGCCGCTGTACAAGGGGCTGCTTCAGCGCTCCTTCAGGCTGAACGTGGTGCCGGTCACGGCCGGCGTAGTGGTTCCGGTCCTGCTGTGGCTGGCGTGGCAGCGCGGCGGCTTCTGGGCAGCGCTGCTGGGGGCGCTGGTCATGGGCGTGCGGGCCGCGCACATGTTGCTACAAGACCGCCAGCGGGAGCAAGGCAGGCAGGGGGCCCGCAGCCTGTGA
- a CDS encoding stalk domain-containing protein — protein sequence MLRPGLLSLGLGLWGAAEAQLQLSFSTGESSVQINGRSANIAAPQVVEGRTMLPLNDTVLLLGYYLTRSGNTVSVVGGNLSVDLDSGYATVGGQRQEAGSVAVLGGKLYVSARVIAAGLGGQLSTGSGNSLVLTAQPKGSFVPPTRTALPSAVPGAVAPAPTPAPARPAPAPAVPTPSPAAQPSAPQARFSTDKAVYAPGERVVYTEYSYDPEGGGIASRNWTGRQDVYWAPGSYPVSLQVTNGRGQSSSAYTRTIRVEGQAAETPVTYALRYGQIGDRFADGRVLNYPALNMTQGTPRNLPLLFSDSPEKPQQSGVLYGDQVSGEARLLGYHVNDLGRPARLYIVARNLESRPVSVQVARQGETAPSRLEGILGQVTLMDYFASPARGAVNVPAGGLSALYVSPSLSQGHGVSILQDIVSSGRVAVSFVMLEDGLTLSDAVLRSLPYLPLDGRHQRGTFAGADRPMSTALTQLPARVVIGDGQHDPVLTGRDSVTGSTQRLAGNYGVLYDMEFTGAANTAVALSPRGGLYRGAMRIIDGDLTQVIKLPREGNALTPNEPQLLWRAKSDRVRIQFMPSNGSALPVNLVFYRLPQNTYKWYQP from the coding sequence ATGCTGCGGCCCGGTCTGCTCAGCCTGGGGCTGGGACTGTGGGGCGCCGCAGAGGCGCAGCTGCAGCTGAGTTTCAGCACCGGCGAATCCAGCGTGCAGATCAACGGCCGCAGTGCCAACATCGCCGCGCCGCAGGTGGTGGAAGGCCGCACCATGCTGCCGCTGAACGACACGGTGCTGCTGCTGGGCTATTACCTGACCCGCAGCGGCAACACCGTGAGCGTGGTGGGCGGCAACCTGTCGGTGGACCTCGACAGCGGCTACGCCACGGTGGGTGGGCAGCGCCAGGAGGCGGGCAGCGTGGCCGTGCTGGGAGGCAAACTGTATGTCTCGGCGCGGGTGATTGCAGCCGGGCTGGGCGGACAGCTGAGCACCGGCAGCGGCAACTCGCTGGTGCTGACAGCCCAGCCCAAAGGCTCGTTCGTGCCCCCTACGCGCACTGCCCTGCCCAGCGCAGTGCCTGGCGCGGTGGCGCCTGCACCCACTCCAGCCCCAGCCCGGCCTGCCCCGGCGCCGGCCGTTCCCACACCATCCCCGGCGGCGCAGCCTAGCGCTCCACAGGCCCGCTTTTCGACCGACAAGGCCGTCTACGCGCCGGGCGAGCGGGTGGTCTACACCGAGTACTCCTACGACCCTGAGGGCGGCGGCATCGCGTCGCGCAACTGGACCGGGCGGCAGGACGTGTACTGGGCACCGGGCAGCTATCCGGTCAGCCTGCAGGTCACCAACGGGCGCGGACAGAGTTCGTCCGCCTACACCCGCACCATCCGGGTCGAGGGTCAGGCGGCCGAAACGCCGGTCACCTACGCCCTGCGCTACGGGCAGATTGGCGACCGCTTCGCCGACGGCCGAGTGCTGAACTACCCCGCGCTGAACATGACCCAGGGCACGCCCAGGAATCTGCCGCTGCTGTTCAGTGACAGTCCCGAGAAGCCGCAGCAGAGCGGCGTGCTATACGGGGACCAGGTCAGCGGCGAGGCCCGGCTGCTGGGTTATCACGTCAACGACCTGGGCCGTCCGGCACGGCTGTACATCGTGGCGCGCAACCTGGAAAGCCGCCCGGTCAGCGTGCAGGTGGCGCGCCAGGGCGAGACCGCGCCCAGCCGCCTGGAAGGCATTCTGGGCCAGGTCACGCTGATGGACTACTTTGCCAGTCCGGCGCGCGGCGCTGTGAATGTGCCTGCCGGCGGCCTGAGCGCCCTGTACGTGAGCCCTAGCCTGAGCCAGGGCCACGGCGTCAGCATTCTGCAGGACATCGTGAGCAGCGGGCGAGTGGCCGTGAGCTTCGTGATGCTGGAAGACGGCCTGACCCTCAGCGACGCGGTGCTGCGCTCACTGCCCTACCTGCCGCTGGACGGCCGGCACCAGCGCGGGACCTTCGCGGGCGCCGACCGGCCCATGAGCACGGCGCTCACCCAGCTGCCGGCCCGCGTGGTGATTGGCGACGGCCAGCACGACCCGGTCCTGACCGGCCGCGACTCGGTCACCGGCAGCACTCAGCGCCTGGCGGGCAACTACGGCGTGCTGTACGACATGGAATTTACCGGCGCCGCCAATACCGCGGTTGCTCTCAGCCCACGCGGGGGCCTGTACCGGGGCGCCATGCGGATTATTGACGGCGACCTGACCCAGGTCATCAAACTGCCGCGCGAGGGCAACGCCCTGACCCCCAACGAGCCGCAGCTGCTGTGGCGCGCCAAGTCCGACCGGGTCCGCATCCAGTTCATGCCGTCCAACGGCAGCGCCCTGCCGGTCAATCTGGTGTTCTACCGGCTGCCGCAAAACACCTACAAGTGGTATCAGCCCTGA
- a CDS encoding metal-binding protein produces MGPSVAQSALEASAGVRIVAALHGIVLPVPSGRVHNYINMAVYAALGAGAVWAGREGLVTLTQTQTLHFSLGFLAGTFLLSPDLDLSEQGVNSKRNWGFLGPLWVPYGMVFSHRGLSHTWVIGPLTRLAYLAILVFLAVGALRTFWPGVNLPALPDPIEWKVLLPVTLGYFLSQWLHLIADGIRPDHGLRRARRRRR; encoded by the coding sequence ATGGGGCCCAGCGTAGCCCAAAGCGCCCTGGAAGCCTCAGCCGGAGTTCGCATTGTGGCCGCCCTGCACGGCATAGTGTTGCCGGTGCCGAGCGGACGTGTACACAACTACATCAACATGGCGGTCTACGCGGCCTTGGGGGCCGGCGCGGTGTGGGCTGGCCGCGAGGGGCTGGTCACGCTGACCCAGACCCAGACCCTGCATTTTTCACTGGGCTTTCTGGCAGGCACCTTCTTGCTGTCGCCGGACCTGGACCTGTCGGAACAGGGGGTGAATTCCAAGCGCAACTGGGGTTTCTTGGGACCGCTGTGGGTGCCGTACGGCATGGTATTCAGCCACCGGGGGCTGTCGCACACCTGGGTCATCGGGCCGCTGACCCGGCTGGCCTACCTGGCCATTCTGGTGTTTCTGGCGGTAGGGGCGCTGCGGACCTTTTGGCCAGGCGTCAACCTGCCGGCCTTGCCCGACCCTATCGAGTGGAAGGTGCTGCTGCCGGTCACGCTGGGATATTTCCTTAGCCAGTGGCTGCACCTGATTGCGGACGGGATTCGCCCCGACCACGGCCTGCGGCGGGCGCGGCGGCGCCGACGCTGA
- a CDS encoding uracil-DNA glycosylase, which yields MTIPERDLWAPDLRALDELERENKGCTACPLRAGCLQVVVADGTPAADLLIIGEGPGGDEDRTGRPFVGRAGQLLDRILAAVDLRREDTYITNIVKCRPPANRAPTPPEIQTCTELWLNRQLALLRPRVIVTMGNTPTRHLLGTQQGITRLRGQWHPYRLPGSDATAALMPMFHPAYLLRNDTRVKGGPKSLTWGDILEVAGVLRGERPFPLQPAPPEGQLPLF from the coding sequence ATGACCATTCCCGAACGCGACCTGTGGGCCCCGGACCTGCGCGCCCTGGACGAGTTGGAACGTGAGAACAAGGGCTGCACCGCCTGCCCGCTGCGGGCCGGCTGCCTGCAGGTGGTGGTGGCCGACGGCACCCCTGCCGCCGACCTGCTGATTATCGGCGAGGGTCCCGGCGGCGACGAGGACCGCACTGGGCGCCCGTTCGTGGGCCGCGCCGGGCAGCTGCTGGACCGCATTCTGGCAGCCGTGGACCTGCGACGCGAGGACACTTACATCACCAATATTGTCAAGTGCCGCCCGCCGGCCAACCGCGCCCCGACCCCACCCGAAATCCAGACCTGCACCGAGCTGTGGCTGAACCGGCAGCTGGCACTGCTCAGGCCCCGGGTCATCGTGACGATGGGCAACACCCCCACCCGGCACCTGCTGGGCACCCAGCAGGGTATTACGCGTCTGCGGGGGCAGTGGCACCCTTACCGCCTGCCCGGCAGCGACGCAACGGCCGCCCTGATGCCGATGTTCCACCCCGCCTATTTGCTGCGCAACGACACCCGTGTGAAGGGAGGCCCGAAAAGCCTCACCTGGGGTGACATTCTGGAGGTGGCCGGCGTATTGCGCGGCGAGCGGCCCTTTCCACTGCAGCCGGCTCCGCCGGAAGGCCAGCTGCCGCTGTTCTGA
- a CDS encoding C40 family peptidase has protein sequence MKALRTLLLSIAAVLATTASAGSYTVKAGDTLYKIAQAHGMGTQQLMQANGLNSTTIEIGQRLQVTGEARSVGPTVNAAGTGSATVRTAASRFLGIPYRLGGNGRGSVDCSAYTQLVFRNMGISLPRTALGQWRTGYAVSSRNLRAGDLVFFNTTGRGVSHVGIYLGGDQMANANSYYGRSMVERMFGNSYWASRYVGARRVM, from the coding sequence ATGAAAGCACTACGCACCCTGCTGCTCTCGATTGCCGCTGTTCTGGCCACCACTGCTTCTGCCGGAAGTTACACCGTCAAGGCGGGCGACACCCTGTACAAGATTGCCCAGGCCCACGGCATGGGGACCCAGCAGCTGATGCAGGCCAATGGCCTGAACTCCACCACCATCGAAATCGGTCAGCGCCTGCAGGTGACCGGCGAGGCCCGCAGCGTCGGCCCCACGGTGAATGCCGCCGGCACCGGCAGCGCCACCGTGCGCACGGCCGCCAGCCGCTTCCTGGGGATTCCCTACCGCCTGGGCGGCAACGGGCGCGGCAGCGTGGACTGCTCGGCCTACACCCAGCTGGTCTTCCGGAACATGGGTATCAGCCTGCCCCGCACGGCCCTGGGCCAGTGGCGTACCGGCTACGCCGTGAGCAGCCGCAACCTGCGCGCCGGCGACCTGGTGTTCTTTAACACCACCGGCCGTGGCGTCAGCCATGTGGGCATCTACCTGGGCGGCGACCAGATGGCCAACGCCAACTCCTACTATGGCCGCTCCATGGTCGAGCGCATGTTCGGCAACAGCTACTGGGCCAGCCGCTACGTCGGCGCCCGCCGCGTGATGTAA
- a CDS encoding DMT family transporter has product MTLQPAPRLASPRFMLPATLCVVLAACLWGLLGIFGKYAQEAGISPLEVAFWRAAVGGALFALHAAAAQQRFPRGRDLLWTALFGIVGVSLFYGAYQLAVQAAGASLASVLLYTAPAFVALWGWLLLREPSGLRELGAVAFTLGGIALISLGGGENIRVTPAALTWGLLSGSSYSLYYLYGKLFFSRYSAAALYAVAMPVGALGLLPLTDFAAKSLVAWLALGAVALLSTYLAYLLYSAGLERLSATQTSVIASLEPVVAGLLALALFGEKPGLLALVGAGLVLAATLLLSVPRRVQGRPHPAPGQEEQPAE; this is encoded by the coding sequence ATGACTTTACAGCCCGCTCCGCGCCTTGCCTCTCCCCGCTTCATGCTACCCGCGACGCTCTGTGTGGTGCTGGCCGCCTGCCTGTGGGGCCTGCTGGGGATCTTCGGGAAATACGCGCAGGAGGCGGGCATCTCGCCGCTGGAGGTGGCCTTCTGGCGGGCGGCGGTGGGAGGGGCCCTGTTCGCCCTGCATGCCGCTGCAGCGCAGCAGCGCTTCCCACGGGGGCGTGACCTGCTCTGGACGGCGCTGTTCGGCATCGTGGGGGTCAGTCTTTTTTATGGCGCCTACCAGCTGGCGGTGCAGGCGGCCGGGGCCAGCCTGGCCAGTGTGCTGCTGTACACGGCGCCCGCATTCGTGGCGCTCTGGGGATGGCTGCTGCTGCGTGAGCCCAGCGGCCTGCGCGAACTCGGCGCGGTGGCCTTTACCCTGGGAGGCATTGCACTGATTTCACTGGGCGGGGGCGAAAATATTCGGGTCACGCCCGCCGCGCTCACCTGGGGTCTGCTCAGCGGCTCCAGCTACAGCCTGTACTACCTGTACGGCAAGCTGTTTTTCAGCCGCTATTCGGCGGCGGCACTCTACGCCGTTGCGATGCCGGTCGGCGCCCTGGGCCTGCTGCCGCTGACCGACTTCGCCGCCAAATCTCTGGTGGCCTGGCTGGCCCTGGGCGCAGTCGCCCTGCTGTCCACCTACCTGGCCTACCTGCTCTACAGCGCGGGGCTGGAACGCCTGAGCGCCACTCAGACCAGCGTGATTGCCAGCCTGGAACCGGTCGTGGCTGGCCTGCTGGCCCTGGCGCTGTTTGGAGAAAAGCCAGGCCTGCTGGCCCTGGTGGGTGCCGGCCTGGTTCTGGCCGCTACCCTGCTGCTCTCGGTGCCCAGGAGGGTGCAGGGCAGGCCACACCCGGCGCCGGGGCAGGAGGAACAACCGGCCGAGTGA
- a CDS encoding TetR/AcrR family transcriptional regulator, with protein MTKVDRQEQDTQRRRRIARAAFELFARSGLDAISAADIAQAAFVSRTNLYRYYPSKLHMLLAHFEETVEETRQAALRRLAEGKSPQAIWQGMTARMADLGVRYHHLVGAVASAALAGPAEQSSLPALTDLPTEENFPQTSLSELVMPVLLSMQQRGELRDGVDLRVLSDLLVDSCLLALLQGPHLTPEEVQRDWQDRLELLLHGALREGQRLVWNLPAQVSAQTADSGAED; from the coding sequence ATGACCAAAGTGGACCGCCAGGAACAGGATACGCAGCGCCGCCGCCGGATCGCGCGCGCGGCCTTCGAGCTGTTCGCCCGCTCGGGGCTGGATGCCATCAGCGCGGCAGACATCGCGCAGGCGGCTTTTGTCAGCCGTACCAACCTCTACCGCTATTATCCCAGCAAGCTGCACATGCTGCTGGCGCACTTTGAAGAAACGGTAGAAGAGACCCGGCAGGCTGCGCTGCGCCGGCTGGCCGAGGGCAAGTCGCCTCAGGCCATCTGGCAGGGAATGACCGCCCGCATGGCCGACCTCGGCGTGCGCTACCACCACCTGGTGGGTGCGGTGGCCTCGGCGGCGCTGGCAGGGCCGGCAGAACAGTCATCTCTGCCGGCCCTGACCGACCTGCCAACGGAGGAGAATTTCCCCCAGACCAGCCTGAGCGAACTGGTCATGCCGGTGCTGCTGTCCATGCAGCAGCGCGGCGAGCTGCGCGACGGGGTGGACCTGCGTGTGCTGAGCGACCTGCTGGTGGATTCCTGCCTGCTGGCGCTGTTGCAGGGTCCGCATCTGACTCCGGAAGAGGTGCAGCGTGACTGGCAAGACCGCTTGGAACTGTTGTTGCACGGTGCTCTGCGTGAGGGTCAGCGGCTGGTGTGGAACCTGCCGGCACAGGTGTCTGCCCAGACCGCAGATTCCGGAGCGGAAGACTAG
- the hpf gene encoding ribosome hibernation-promoting factor, HPF/YfiA family codes for MNIAQLSGRGVEITDPLRGYVDEKLSRLDRFNGDITSARVTLTVRDVKNAARRNRVEVQINVPHGIIRAEETHADMYAAIDKASDVLERQLRKFKTRLLKQRQEGAPQPQPGPAELAAQTAEDDAELQPEIVRQKQFEMRPMTPQDAVFQMEALGHDFYVFKNMDTDSCGVVYRRKDGHYGLIEPK; via the coding sequence GTGAACATTGCTCAGCTGTCTGGCCGTGGTGTGGAAATCACCGACCCCCTGCGTGGCTACGTGGACGAGAAGCTTTCGCGCCTGGACCGTTTCAACGGCGATATCACCAGTGCGCGCGTGACCCTGACGGTGCGCGACGTGAAAAATGCAGCGCGGCGCAACCGGGTCGAGGTCCAGATTAACGTTCCACACGGCATTATCCGCGCCGAGGAGACACACGCAGACATGTACGCGGCCATAGACAAGGCCAGCGACGTGCTGGAGCGCCAGCTGCGCAAGTTCAAAACCCGGCTGCTCAAGCAGCGCCAAGAAGGTGCCCCCCAGCCCCAACCCGGCCCCGCCGAGCTGGCCGCCCAGACGGCCGAGGACGACGCCGAACTTCAGCCCGAAATTGTGCGGCAAAAGCAGTTCGAAATGCGCCCGATGACCCCGCAGGACGCCGTCTTCCAGATGGAAGCGCTGGGACACGATTTCTACGTATTCAAGAACATGGACACCGACAGCTGCGGCGTGGTGTACCGCCGCAAGGACGGGCACTACGGGCTGATTGAACCGAAATAG
- a CDS encoding arginine--tRNA ligase has product MELKAQLKQAVQQAAQALGAELDPAIQETPAGKKGDYGTPAAFQLAKMLGRNPAEVAQDLARSIQLPAGIARVEAAGPFLNFFVDVADFVRGVVENPTPMPQQEGKVVIEHTSVNPNKELHVGHLRNVVLGDSLARIMRAAGHTVEVQNYIDDTGRQAAESLFARDFYHLEWDGQEKYDHWMGKGYVRLNADPAKPEQEEGIRAVMHRLEAGELRAEIERIVQAHLDTCFRLGARYDLLNWESDVVGSGFLSKAMNILEESRYTSRPTEGKYAGAFVMDVSEFMPGLEEPNVVLVRSDGTAMYAAKDIGYQFWKFGLFEGMKFKPFATDPEGNTVWTSAPDGEPDTERRFGHAAEVINVIDSRQNHPQTVVRSSLGVAGEQEKKDRSIHLSYAFVTLEGQTISGRKGIAVAADEVMDEAVQRSLKLLGEINPELAAREDAAEIARRIGIGAIRFAMLKAEPTRQIDFRWDSALALTGDTAPYVQYAAVRAGNILRKAEAEGYAVDGSGADWAALPDIDLALAKAVARLPEVVEQATRIHSPHVVAQYALDLATTFNSWYNAKDKVGKPATNVLQSPEGLREARLALVGRVRRAFEETLDLIGIEVPAAM; this is encoded by the coding sequence ATGGAACTCAAGGCGCAGCTCAAGCAAGCCGTTCAGCAGGCCGCCCAGGCGCTGGGTGCGGAACTGGACCCCGCCATTCAGGAAACTCCCGCCGGCAAGAAGGGCGACTACGGGACGCCCGCCGCCTTTCAGCTGGCCAAGATGCTGGGCCGCAACCCCGCCGAAGTGGCGCAGGACCTGGCCCGCAGCATCCAGCTGCCTGCCGGGATTGCCCGTGTAGAGGCTGCCGGTCCCTTCCTGAACTTCTTCGTGGACGTGGCCGACTTCGTGCGCGGTGTCGTGGAGAACCCCACCCCCATGCCGCAGCAGGAGGGCAAGGTGGTGATTGAGCACACCTCGGTCAACCCCAACAAGGAACTGCACGTGGGCCACCTGCGCAACGTGGTGCTGGGCGACTCGCTGGCGCGGATTATGCGGGCAGCGGGGCACACGGTGGAAGTCCAGAACTACATTGACGACACCGGCCGGCAAGCCGCCGAGTCGCTGTTTGCCCGCGACTTCTACCACCTGGAGTGGGACGGACAGGAGAAGTACGACCACTGGATGGGCAAAGGGTACGTGCGCCTGAACGCCGACCCAGCCAAGCCGGAGCAGGAAGAAGGCATCCGCGCCGTGATGCACCGCCTGGAAGCGGGCGAGCTGCGCGCCGAAATCGAGCGTATCGTGCAGGCCCACCTGGACACCTGCTTTCGCCTGGGCGCCCGCTATGACCTGCTGAACTGGGAGTCCGATGTGGTCGGCAGCGGCTTCCTGAGCAAGGCCATGAACATTCTCGAAGAAAGCCGCTACACCTCGCGCCCCACCGAGGGCAAGTACGCCGGCGCCTTCGTGATGGACGTGTCCGAGTTCATGCCTGGGCTGGAAGAACCCAACGTGGTGCTGGTCCGCTCCGACGGCACGGCCATGTACGCCGCCAAGGACATCGGTTACCAGTTCTGGAAATTCGGCCTGTTCGAGGGAATGAAATTCAAGCCGTTCGCCACCGACCCCGAAGGCAACACGGTTTGGACCAGCGCCCCCGACGGCGAACCCGATACTGAGCGGCGCTTCGGGCATGCCGCCGAAGTCATCAACGTGATTGACTCGCGCCAGAACCACCCGCAGACGGTGGTGCGCTCCAGCCTTGGCGTGGCGGGCGAGCAGGAGAAGAAGGACCGCTCCATTCACCTCTCCTACGCTTTCGTGACGCTGGAAGGCCAGACCATCAGCGGACGCAAGGGCATTGCCGTGGCTGCCGATGAAGTGATGGATGAAGCAGTGCAGCGCTCGCTGAAGCTGCTGGGTGAAATCAACCCCGAACTGGCCGCCCGCGAGGACGCCGCCGAAATAGCCCGCCGCATCGGGATTGGGGCCATCCGCTTCGCCATGCTCAAGGCCGAGCCGACCCGCCAGATTGATTTCCGCTGGGACTCTGCGCTGGCCCTGACCGGCGACACTGCGCCCTACGTGCAGTACGCGGCGGTGCGGGCGGGCAACATCCTCCGCAAGGCTGAGGCTGAAGGCTACGCAGTAGACGGCAGTGGAGCCGACTGGGCCGCGCTACCCGACATTGACCTGGCCCTGGCAAAAGCGGTGGCCCGCCTGCCCGAAGTGGTGGAGCAGGCCACCCGCATCCACTCGCCGCACGTGGTGGCGCAGTACGCGCTGGACCTGGCGACCACCTTCAATAGCTGGTACAACGCCAAAGACAAGGTGGGCAAGCCTGCGACCAATGTGCTGCAATCTCCGGAAGGTCTGCGCGAAGCCCGCCTGGCCCTGGTAGGCCGCGTGCGCCGCGCCTTTGAGGAGACGCTGGACCTGATTGGAATTGAGGTTCCGGCGGCGATGTGA
- a CDS encoding metallophosphoesterase → MLDPVRVFALADLHLSAVSPKPMTIFGPGWAEHPQAIFAQWPQVVDEGDLVLLPGDLSWAMTLDDALVDLQQVAALPGEKVILRGNHDYWWSSLSKLRARLPERMHAIQNDALRFGPPGAGVVVCGTRGWDTPGHNPLEAQDDKILSREAERLRLSLAAAARLRQPGDRLIVMLHYPPASPPFQPNMLTPLLAESGADQIVFGHLHGVPPERTVQQVGGIPACLVAADALAFRPRLLLEL, encoded by the coding sequence ATGCTGGACCCCGTGCGTGTGTTTGCCCTGGCCGACCTTCACCTGTCTGCGGTGTCCCCTAAGCCGATGACGATTTTCGGCCCTGGCTGGGCGGAGCATCCCCAGGCCATCTTCGCGCAGTGGCCGCAGGTGGTGGATGAAGGCGACCTGGTGCTGCTTCCTGGCGACCTGTCCTGGGCCATGACGCTGGACGACGCGCTGGTGGACTTGCAGCAGGTGGCGGCGCTTCCCGGTGAAAAGGTGATTCTGCGCGGCAACCACGACTACTGGTGGTCTAGCCTCTCCAAGTTGCGGGCGCGGCTGCCGGAGCGAATGCATGCCATTCAGAACGACGCCCTGCGCTTCGGCCCTCCCGGGGCGGGCGTGGTGGTCTGCGGCACGCGGGGCTGGGACACGCCGGGGCACAACCCGCTGGAAGCGCAGGACGACAAGATTCTCAGCCGCGAGGCCGAGCGCCTGCGCCTGAGCCTCGCCGCGGCGGCCCGCCTGCGGCAGCCGGGCGACCGCCTGATTGTGATGCTGCATTACCCGCCGGCCAGCCCGCCATTTCAGCCCAACATGCTGACCCCGCTGCTGGCCGAATCCGGCGCCGACCAGATCGTGTTCGGGCATCTGCATGGGGTGCCGCCCGAGCGCACCGTACAGCAGGTGGGCGGTATTCCCGCCTGCTTGGTGGCTGCCGATGCACTGGCTTTCCGGCCCCGGCTGCTGCTGGAGCTGTAG
- a CDS encoding phosphate signaling complex PhoU family protein — MLHAARTTLLTAGLLRMISIALEQLQAVRAASERAEFAGLSATANRLEAETDRLERDIEGQCLQAFAEDQRSGTPEFYLMVFRSLTHLERVGDYAFGVASDLERLAPRTRSATLQDVLPITVHLTEMLELLAYAITERDLEAARRVQRMDFEDVDALYEQMLRASLTRLRERPEDHEIALAANRMARNLERLGDHVGHVAARLERYLLTEEDRQRMRQAN, encoded by the coding sequence ATGTTGCACGCCGCCCGCACCACCCTGCTGACTGCTGGTCTGCTCCGCATGATTTCGATTGCGTTGGAGCAGCTGCAGGCTGTCCGGGCGGCGTCTGAGCGGGCCGAGTTCGCGGGGCTGTCGGCCACCGCCAACCGCCTGGAAGCCGAAACCGACCGCTTGGAACGCGACATTGAGGGCCAGTGCCTGCAGGCCTTTGCCGAGGACCAGCGCAGCGGCACGCCGGAGTTCTACCTGATGGTGTTCCGCAGCTTGACCCATCTGGAGCGTGTGGGCGACTACGCGTTCGGGGTGGCGTCCGACCTGGAGCGGCTGGCCCCCCGCACCCGCAGCGCCACCTTGCAGGACGTGCTGCCTATCACGGTACACCTGACCGAGATGCTGGAGCTGCTGGCCTACGCCATCACCGAACGCGACCTGGAAGCCGCCCGCCGAGTGCAGCGCATGGACTTCGAGGACGTAGATGCCCTCTACGAGCAGATGCTACGGGCCAGCCTCACCCGGCTGCGCGAGCGTCCCGAAGACCACGAGATTGCTCTGGCCGCCAACCGCATGGCCCGTAACTTGGAACGTTTGGGTGACCACGTCGGGCATGTGGCGGCCCGGCTGGAGCGTTACCTGCTGACCGAGGAGGACCGGCAGCGTATGCGTCAGGCCAACTGA